From Panthera tigris isolate Pti1 chromosome B4, P.tigris_Pti1_mat1.1, whole genome shotgun sequence:
GGAAGAGTGGGAAGGCAATGGATCCTGGGAACATGATAGAATTGAGAGGACTCAGGCTATGTAGGGAGCAAGAAAACAGTCAGAAAGGACGGTGTTGTTTAGAACCTGGGAAGATGATGTCAATGCACAAGACAGAGAACACTAAGGGAGGAGCAGATTTCTTTTTGAGGAAAACGGTAACGTTTTCTTGGAAGAAGTTAAATTTGAGTGTAGATAAGACATCTGAGAAGACAGGTCCAGCAAGCAGTGGGAAGTTTCAGCACACACCTTGAGAGAAGGAATGTTTAGGGTTTTCATGGAGCTAATGTGGTTGTGGATGAGATAACCAAGGGCCAGAGAAGAAGGCCAAGGGCATCTCCAACAGGGCCAGACCAGGTGGAAGAGGAGATACAGAGATGCCAGATGTAGCAGGAGAACCAAGTAGAACCCCAGGAGCCAAAGGAAAAGTTTCAAGGAAAAGGAGTAACCAAAACGCTTAGGGTAAAGAAATCTGAAGGCTGAGAAGGTCTACGTTTGATAAGTGAGGTACAATCAGTGATCTTCAAGATAAAGGTGTCACTAGAAAGGTGGGGGAGACAGCTTACAACTGCTGAGGACTGAGAGGACGGCATGCAGgcatcatatgtatatattccttGGAGAAGCCTGGCAGAGCGGAAAGATGTGAGAGTATGTTATGGGGGAAGTAGAATCTAGAAAAAGGGATTGATGTTTTGAAGGAAGAGACCTGGACATACAAgtaaggaaaacaacaacaacaacaacaacaaaatcagtgGAGACAGAGACCGAATATACAAAGGGGACTGAAGGAGTGAGGTCTTCTAGAAGGGAGGAGTCAAGAGAAGGTACAAAAATGACAGATGTCCTTGCAACATCTGTCAGACAGACAGAGTAGCAGAGCTACTCCTCTGGGTATGTGCAGATTCAAAACAAGTTCAAGTGTATGAAGAGGAATGGAAGAAGTTAAGAATCAGATGGATGTGATTTCAGTAAAGTAGGAAATAAGGTCATCTCCTGGCATTCTCAACTTAATAAGTATGggagtacctactctgtgcctggcactgtaGATACTCAGATGAATAAGAGAGTCCTTGCCTCGAGACCACACGTCAGGATTTCAGGTGATCTCCCTCtttgaggaagaaaaggcaaatatcatCCCCTCTCAACCCGGGATCCACATCGAAAGGATTTCCAAGGGCAGGTCTTTTgccagaaggaaaatgatcctAGGTGGAAGTTTGGTAACACAAGGAGAAATGAACAGTACCAGATGGTAACTAGGAAGGTAAATCTAAGCAGACACCCAGTTTAAAACAGCAGCAAAGATAGTCCATGCCTTGTAAGGTTTAAAATACATACGGcagtgatggggggtgggagggaggggagggtgggtgatgggcacggaggagggcacctgttgggatgagcactgggtgttgtatggaaaccaatgcaacaataaatttcatattaaaaataaataaataaataataaaataaaatacacacggCCCTACAATATAAGGCAACAATACACAAAAGACAGGCGGATGGTAACTGAGTGGAAATGTTCTATGGTTTTTTCAGTGTCCAGGAAGTGGCAGAAACATGATGCTAATGAGTCAAGTTTGAATGTTGtgtcactaaaagaaaaaaatgaatgtttaatgaATGGTGAGGAAACATGAATAATACAAATACCTGGTAAATCTAATATCACGTATGGCATATGGAGGCATGTGGCATCACAAGTGAATCAAATCTTAGACTCACAAAATCTTGGGACTGGCAAGGACCTGGAGAAGTAACTGTATTCAAGGCACGGATTTTAAGATGTGGGGAGGTATACATTTCAAAATCACATAGTTGTAACAATGCCACGACTTATACGCTGTACCATTTggtaataaactttattaaaaaaaaacaaaacagtctagAGACTAGTATTTGCATTTTGATGACTACGTCTTGGGAGACCTAATCCTAAAACTCACCGGTATGTGGACTATCCATTATATTTAGGTCATCAAATATCTTTATTTACTACTTAATAAGAGACAATATTGGACACATAGGTTGGTTGAAAAATGGAGCCCCGTAAATTTGGATATTGGCAGAGGGATCCTTCAAGTATTGAAGGTTTTCTTTCACCCTTAAATACAGAGCCACACAACCCACTGTGGTCTATGTTGGATTTGCTGAAAGTGACCACAGAGAGCACCGAATCACTCCTTTCTTTgtagaaaaaagttttcttttcttttttcttttttcctttcctccaaatATTTGATCACAGCAAGTCAGAGATATAGGAATGAGAATCGTATTCCTTTCCCTGTTACTATGCTGAAGTCTTGGCACATCTTAGGAATAACAGGCCTCGGGGTCCAAAGGGAACTCTGGTACGAAGTCGTTTTAGTATCAGTGGAGGCTCAGCCCTTGGCAGGGGGCCTCGGAAGTAGAGTCCGAAGCGGATCCAGCCAAATGCTCAGAGACTTGAGGACTGAGCAAAAACTCACCGATGGCTGGGCTGGGGAAAACCGTATCTTGACAGACAGGCATGTCTTAAGGTGTGGAGACGTCATTTCCACCAAACTGTGCTCACTGGCCTCCGTGGTGGCAACGTGTGAGCGGAAAGCAGGCAAAACGGTCCATCGTGCGAATGGAGCTCCTGAAGGCCACATCCCAGGGCGGTGAGGTCAGTACCTAAAAGCATCTACCAGGAAACCAGTAAAGGTGGAGGGACCATTCTGGGTCTTGGCATAGGCAAGGAGATGGTAATGCAGCAGTTTGGCAAACCTCTCAATAGGACACCCGACTTTACGCCTTCAGCCAAGGCTTTGGCATCTATTACCCTCAGAGTATCTGCCCGAACCAAAAGCCCTGACCACGCTGAGGCCAAGAGAGGACACAGGAGGACCAGGGCTGTAAGGTAAACACCACAGCTGATGGAGGCACCTGGAAACTACCATCAGCTCAAGAGCAAGACTTTGCAGTATCTAGTTCACCTTCCAACAATTAGGCAGACTAAATATcgtgaattataaaaaaaaaaagtggctgatGGTTTTACTGCATTTATagctattttttccattttgagttatagCTGGTTTGAAAGTGGGATAATTTAGTACCAAAAATGAATTccattatgtgttttttgttttttgtttttaacttccaaCTCTTGGGTCATCATGCCCTCTCCAGTCCCCAGGGCTTCTCACCCAGCAAGTCCACAGCGAAGCTCAAGATTATGCATGTTTTCCCCCAAACCTCTCAACTgggtctgatgcagggctctgcCAGCCACACTTCGAGAACATCTCTTCAAGGATGGGGAGCCGAGGGAGCTCACTTTCACCTTCTGACCCACAGGATCACAGATGCAAATGTTTGAAagacccggggtgcctgggtggctcagtgggctaagccttcgacttcagctcaggtcatgatctcgtggtttacgggttcaagccctgtgtcgggctctgtgctgacagctcagacctggaggctgcttcagattctgtgtctcccccctctctctgcccttccctcctcacgctctatctctctctccttcaaaaataaatcaacgttaaaaaaaaatgtttgaaagaccCAAGAATATTCTTGCTACTGGTTTGTTTGTATAAACAGCAAACTGAGACGTTAAGGCCCacatttggaagaaagaaaagaatgatactgaaaatattcattatttaatcAACGTACAAAACATAGGCACGGGggaaataacagtaataattaaCATGTGCTGTTTTACACCTCAGGAAAGGGAAAGCAAGAGCACTGGCTTTAGGGGTTCATGGTCTTTCGTTGCAAAAGCCAAGAATAGAGCTAGGTTTccattatgagaaaaaaaaaaagaaggaaagaaacatagaTGTGATCCAGTAGCTTGAAGGACCCCAAACCTGAAAGGTTCAAGGGAGCCGTGCTGAACTCCACTACAGACAAGGAAATCTGAGCCATTGTTGGAACCGAGCCATCTCATCTAGCGTGGAACTCAGGGTCTTGCTTGATTCGGTTTCCAGTTTCTTCTAATGGGGACATCTACCCGCGAGGCGTAAATAGTGTCCTGAAAAGAAAGCACGGGCTTTGATGGAGTCTTCATCCTCACCGGCCACATTTGCCTCAGGGACTTTGCCCCACTTCTTCGTAATCCTTCTCCAGGGCTGCCAAGTCTTTCCTGGCCTCTAAGAACTCGCCTTCGTCCATGCCTTCTCCGACGTACCAGTGTAAAAACGCCCTCTTGGCGTACATGAGGTCGAACTTGCGGTCCAGGCGGGCCCAGGCCTCCACGACCGCCGTGGTGTTGCTCAACATGCACACAGCCCGCCGGGCCTCGGCCAGGTCCCCTCCTGGCGTCACCGTGGGTGGCCGGCTGTTGATGCCCACCTTGAAACCGGTTGGACACCAGTCTACGAACTGCACAGAGCTCCTCAGCTTCGTGGCTGCAATGGCTGCATTCACATCTTTAGGGACCACGTCCCCTCTGTAGAGGAGGCAGCAGGCCATGTACTTCCCCAGCCGAGGGTCGCACTTGATCAGCTGATTGGAGAAGTCAAAGCAAGCAGCGGTGATGTCGGACACGGAGAGCTCCTCGTGGTAGGCGCTGTCGGCAGAGACGATGGGGGCAAAGGCTGTCACGGGGAAATGTATTCTCGGATACGGGACGAGGTTGGTCTGGAATTCAGTCAGGTCCACATTCAAGGGCCCTTCAAACCGGAGGGAAGCAGTAATGGAAGAGACCGCCTGACCTATCAGCCTATTAATGTTGGCATAGGAGGGGCGTTCGGCACCGAGTTTGTGGTGGCAGATGTCATAGACGGCCTCGTTGTCCACCATGAAGGTGCAGTCCAAGTGCTCTAGGGTGGAGTGGGTGGTGAGGACGCAGTTGTAAGGTTCTACGACAGCAGTGGAGATCCTGGGGGCCGGATAGACCGAGAACTCCAGCTTTGTCTTCCTGCTATATTCTGCCGCGAGCCTCTCCATTAAGAGGGATGTAAATCCCGATCCAGTCCCGCCTCCAAAGCTCCGGAAAATCAAAAATCCCTGGAGCCCACTGCAGTGCTCCGCCTGGGGAAGTAAAGGAGACGTGAGAATGGGCCCAACGAAGCCAGAAGCAGTGAGAGGGGACACTACAAGCTCCCCcgaacaaacaaaaccttcacAAAGGACTGGTCAACCGTGATCGACGCCACGGTAACACGTGCGAGCGTGCGGAGTAGGGGAAGCGCTTTAGAATTTTACTGTAGGCAAAACCTGAACATCCACCTGTCATTAGCTGCCCTCCACGGATTTATCTGCATGTGATCTAAAGCAAGGTCTTTATCAgtaacaaagacaagaaaatgacTGGCAAAATACTGAAGCAACAGATCCCTCCCCCTCCGCCAGTAGATGAAGTACTTATCACCTCTATACCCAGTCTACTCTGTGGGTGTAAAAGGCATCGCGTTACTTAAGGATTATGTCAAACACCGAAACAGGTCCTAGACAAAGGATTCTCCAGATCCCCGAAGAGCTGACTGTTCGTAAGTAGGGTAACTCATCTCCAGGTAGGATACGCCTCTTGTTAACTTCACAAATAGTGGGATGCTACTGGAAAAGGACGAGTGTCCAGATGCTTTGGAAGTCTGTGATAACAAGATAAGCCACGAGTTGGGCAGAAGCAAGAGTGGAAGGGGGCTAATCCTTAAAAAGAAGGACCTCCTGCCATTTGTACAGCACGGATGGATGTTaagggcattacgctaagtgaggGAAGTCAGACATAGAAAGCCAGATACTGTATCATCCCATTTGTATGCATGGATCAAACtcataaaaagggaaagaacagtgtctgccaggggctgtgggtgggggcaACCCGGAGTCAACGGTTGCAGGGCAGAAACTTTCAGTTAGAAAGTGAATGAGTTCTGGGCATCGAGCGGGCAGCATGGTGACTCTAGTccacaatactgtattgtatgcttgaaagctgctaagaaatggggggcctgggtggctccgtcagttgagcgaccgacttcagctcaggtcatgatctcccgcggtcacgggttcaagccccacgttgggctctggagcctgcttcagattctgtgtctccctctctctctgcccctccctccctcgcactctctctctctctctcaaaaataaagaagcattaaaaaaactaaaataaaaaaaggaagttgctaagagagatctTAAACGCTCTTACCACACGCACACACGTTAACCATATTCCCGCAATCGCTGTACAGGACAGGTGTATAAAATCATCACATGTACACCTTGAATTTACGCAATGTTGCGTGTCAGTTAGACCTCAATAAAGcagtgggggaaaaataaaacatttccccataaatctaaaaaaaaaaacaaaacccaaaaaagagTAGATGGGGCTGTATATAACAAGGGTAAACGGTCTCTTCGGCCCTTCCTACAGAACAAAGCGTAATCAGAACCAACATACGGTGGCTTCTCGACTTTGCGCATCCGCAGGAAGCTCCAAGGGGAGAGGCTGGGTGCCGTGATACCTGTGCTAGAAAATGCCAGTCCCTTgggaggtggggcccaggcacCGGGGCACCTGTCTAGGGAGAGGGGAGCCACTTGCCAGCTTTCGGATCCTCTCCAGCACGAGGTCGATGATGCCCATGCCGACAGAGTAGCGGCCTCGGGCGTAGTTGTTTGCCGCGTCTTCCTTCCCGCTGACGAGCTGCTCCGGGGGAAGAGCGAGCGCTGCTGGCCGGCCCGGATCCCATCTGCAGGGGGAGACGAGGTCAGCGCGCTCCCATCTGCAGGGGGAGAGGCGCTCAGCGCGCTCCCATCTGCAGGAGGAGACGAGGTGGGCATGCTCCCATCTGCAGGGGGGCACGAGGTCAGCGTGctcccaggggcagggggagacgaGGTCAGCACGCCCTGCTCCGAATTCTTGCACGGCCCAGGACCCCGACTGCTCCGTCCTCCCGTGTGGTGGACAAATGGCCTGAAACCACGGAATCACCCTTCCTTAGTCTAGGGACGGGTATCATTATTCTCAGATAAGCAGAGAGTATGTTTCCCTATCACACACCCTTCATCAGTTCCTTAGGGCTGCCGTGACAAATGACAACAAATTGGGTGGCTTCAGACGAGAGAAATCTGTTCTCTCACAGCTCAGGAAGTCGCACATCAGGGTGTTAGCAGTGCTGGTCCCTTCCGGAGGTGACAGGGAGAGGCTGTTCCATGCCactcttctggcttctggtgaCCTTTGCCAGTTTGGGGAGTTCCTCTGAGTGTACCTGCATGACCCCAGTGCCTGCCTCTGTCACACGTGCCATTCCCCCTGCCGTGTCCCCTCTTCTTCCCATAAGGACGCAGACCGTGGGATGTAGGGCCGACCCCCATCCAGTGTGACCCCATCTTAACTCAGTACagctgcaaagaccttatttccaaatgaagtcacattctgaggttctaggTGGACACAAATATTTAAGAGACACTATTCACACCCATCACACACCCTGGGATCACGCTGGCATTTCAAGGCCAAGTACCTCTATCCACAAATGGCCAACTGCGTGCCAGCAAAGCAAGGAAAAGCGTACCAATCTAAATCATTAGTAGTATGCAAGGAAAGAGGCTTTAACAAGGAAGGTGTGGCCAACTCAAACACTCACACAACTCAAATGCAGTTAACATAAATGCCTAAAACAGGGAAACGGGTTACGATACTGGCAATCTTCAGTACAACCAAGCGCAACTCCTGCCTACTTTTGTTGCCTTTTAGAAACCTGGGCAGCATGAGGAAATACCAAGACACATGTGTCCCAGGTCCATGTCCCGCTCCCCAAATTTAGAACCATCTACATAGCGCGCTTCCTGAAGAATTATGTTGGAGGGCTAAGCAGGCTCTGGGGACACTGCCCTGGTTACGGCGGGACACTGCACGGCAGCAAGGGCGTGTGTCCAAGAATCCGATTCCTGCATTCAGGTTCTCCTTCCCCATTCAGCTATGGGGCAGTCACTTACCATCCCTAAGCCTCCACTGTCGCATCTCACAAACACGGATAATAACAAGACCTGCCCCATTGAActgttacaaggattaaatgagatcacaggGCACAACGCATGGCCCACAGGAaaccattataaataataatgatacaggggcgcctgggctcagtcggttgagctcccgacctcggctcaggtcatgatctcgcggttgacgggttcgagcctggcatcgggctctgcgctgacagctggaagcctggagcctgcttccgattctgtgtcttcctctctctctgcccctgccccgctcgtgctctgtcttctctctctctctctcaaaaataaaaacattggggcgcctgggtggctcagtcggttgagcgtgtgacttcagctcaggtcatgatctcgcagtccgtgagttcgagccccgcgtcgggctctgtgcggacagctcagggcctggagcctgttttggattctgtgtctccctctctctctgaccctcccccattcatgctctgtctctctctgtctcaaaaattgacaaaaaaattgaaaaaaaattgaaaaaaaattataaaaaaaaataaaaacattaaaaaaatttttttaaatgatgatacaATTAGCTCAGGATATGTATTTATGCAAATACCACATTGGTCCCGTCACCAGATACCTATAGTTCATTTCAGAAGATCACTGCCTAAGAGGAAATGAGCCAATGTCTAAGAACAAGATGGCTCTCTCAACTCACCTTGTTCCCCTGCACATCACCATGAATTTCTAAACCACAATTTTGTACACCAAATAGTTAAATctaccaaaatttatttaaatgagttttaacatacgcacaccaaaaacaaacaaaaaacccaaagttaAGGTTTTTAGAAGATACTTATAAACAAGATAGAAGTGGGCATATAATTCTGGGTGGACTCTGCTTTTCACCTAAAAGTCTAAGGCTGAATTCAGCCTAAGAAGGGAATTTATGGCATTCTGGAAGCCCGGTTCTTCATGGTAGTGTCCAGTTGAGATTCTGAAGGTAGTTCATAAATTCTTTCAGTAAAATCGACTTTTCCAGAGATCAGTGATTATAGCACTGCCATTCGTGAGCACACCCAAACTGTCCGCTCCTTTCCTGGCACCTTTTCCACTTTGCTCAGAGACACGAGTGATCTGGCCCAGCGTCTTTACCTAACCAGCACCCTCAGGAAgtgaagtggtttttaaaaaggatgattTGACATTCCTTGCTTCCTTATTTCCAAAGCTGTTCGGCCCCACTCCACCTGAAATCCTTACAACTGTCTCCCCCCAAATCTTAAAGTTGCCAAAGCCTTTCTCCAACCACACCTCCTAGCCCACGACCCAGCCCGATGGTCTTTCTGTACCACTGCCCCCCTACTCGGCCCCAAGTTCCTGCCACACGGAACTCCTGTGACACGTGCAGGTTCCTCCAGGCCTCTGTGAATCTGCCAGTGCTGCTCCCTCGGGAGAAGACATTGGATGGCTCTCTAGTTACTCGTCCCTTCCTCGGGGATACCTCTGCACCTTGCAGACATTTCTATTGTTACTAGGTGGCATCGTACAACACTGacattttttagataaaaaataatcaacCGCTGGCAACTTTATATGGTTCAGCTTAACACAGGTGTTCGTGTTGCTACCACCATTTACATTGTCTTCTCCGCTAGCTTATGCtgtttcgttgttgttgttgttaaaagaGAATGGCTCttcaaagcatgagagactcttaaaaactgagaacaaactgagggttgatgggggtgggagggaggggaaggtgggtgatgggcattgaggagggcacctgctgggatgagcagtgggtgttgtatggaaaccaatgtgacaataaacttcatatattgaaaaaataaaaaaaataaaaaataaaaaaaaaaaaagagaatggctCTTATTAGTATGCAAATCTGGGGTCAAACCCAGTTCTACCCTCAAAAGTTCAACGATCTAAGGCAAGTTCCAGAACCTGCCCaagactgggtggcttcatctGTTAACTGAGGATAACAAGGTTTCCTGACAGAATACTAAAGGGATTATAGGAAAATATCCGTGCAGTTCCTCACTGATACATGgtactgctatggactgaatgttcgTGTCTCCCCAAGATCTGTCTTGAATaggtgttgaagccctaacccccggTGTGatggtgtgtgtggggaggtcACCGGGCCATGGGGGTGGGGCCCTCGTGAATGGGGTTAGTGCCCTCGTCAGAGGACAGAGAGcggatctctctctctgctatatgaggacatggcaagaaggtggccatctgcaaagcCAGAAGACAGCGCTCATCAGACACCGACCACGCTGCCACCCTggtcttgaacttccagcctccacaacaGCGAGAAATAAATTTCCACCGTTTAACCCCTAGTCTACGATATCTTGTCACAACAGCCTGAACTCACTAGGACGGCAGCAGGGAAGGGATcaatattcattcatctgtctacTCCCATTACCTAGATGGATGAATGTTCATTGAATTTTGCTAAATTCCTTCTCACCACGACCTTGTGCTCCCGGTAGTTTCTtttcccactcctcctcccttCGTGTTACTTTCACGGGTCTGCTTACACAGCCTGGCCCTGCGACGGGTGATCAGAGCCAGAGGCTTGCCGCCCGCCCCAAATCCCTCCTCGCCTGGTCCCCACCTCACGGGCACCATCCACCCCAGCTTTGCTCTCAGCCCCTTCAGACTCACACTTGGCACACTCCTCACACGTCACTtgaccctctgtcctcctctccaaACGTGTCTTAAATCTCTACTCCTATCTCCAAGGTCTCACACACCATCACCCCATTATTCCAATCAGAACTCCTCAATGAGCACCTTCCTCCCCATCACAAAATCCTTGGTCACTAccccagagaagagagggaaggaggagaagaacgACCCACCCTCTCAGTCATGGGGCCCCTCACCCACTCTGaaccatccctccctcccctctctcccttgttCTGCCTATGAATATCTTTAGTAGAATTCTACTCCACAAACACAACCTACACTTACCTTTCCTTTACTCAAAACCATTCAGGCTGGCTTTGGAGAACATCAGCCACTTTCACAGCTTTTTAGTACTAACTCTATCGAGTAACTTTTCACTGAACACCTCTGGTTCCCCATCTTCTAAGGGGAAGGGACCAACCTGCAGACCCTTCAAATTCCTCATGCCCAAAACTAGGTCGCCTTCTGGAATTCCTACCTCATTTCTCAACCCCATTATTGAAACAGCGAAATCTGGGAGACACCCCTGAATTCTCTCAAGAACATCCATTGGCAAATGATccattcctgtttctttttttatttttttttaaagtttacttacttattttgagagagagagagagagagagagagagagagagacagcgcacaagcaggggagaggcagaaagaaagaatcccaagcaggctctgtgctgtcagcacagagtctgacacggggcttgaacccacgaaccatgagatcatgacctgagctgaaattgagagagtgagatgcttaactgattgagtcacccaggcgcctcaatccTCTACTGTTTAGACCCCTCTCAAATTGGTATTCTCCATTCCAGTCCATCCAACACAAAAATCTTGTAACTTAATCTACTCTCTTTCTAGATCAGTacttggcacagagcaggtgctaaAGAAATATTGAATACAGGAATGAATACATCTCTGTGATTAATATTACTGAAGTATAGTTCTAAACCTGCCATTCCCTTGCTCTAAGTCTTTTTATTTCCCATCAGATTCATACCACACATATTATTCAAGGAAATTCCATAGTCTGCCTCCATGCCAGTTTAAGTCTTCTGTGACTCCACTGTATCAACATCCTCTCCATTTTCAAGCAGAAACAATATTCACAGGTGTCTGAGTGTGTCTTTGCTCgtgttttccattctctttcatcTGTGAACTGTTAAAAGTCCT
This genomic window contains:
- the TUBAL3 gene encoding LOW QUALITY PROTEIN: tubulin alpha chain-like 3 (The sequence of the model RefSeq protein was modified relative to this genomic sequence to represent the inferred CDS: inserted 1 base in 1 codon) — encoded protein: MEHMGASCNAFFSETRAGKHVPRALFTDLEPTVIDGIRAGQQRSLXPPEQLVSGKEDAANNYARGRYSVGMGIIDLVLERIRKLAEHCSGLQGFLIFRSFGGGTGSGFTSLLMERLAAEYSRKTKLEFSVYPAPRISTAVVEPYNCVLTTHSTLEHLDCTFMVDNEAVYDICHHKLGAERPSYANINRLIGQAVSSITASLRFEGPLNVDLTEFQTNLVPYPRIHFPVTAFAPIVSADSAYHEELSVSDITAACFDFSNQLIKCDPRLGKYMACCLLYRGDVVPKDVNAAIAATKLRSSVQFVDWCPTGFKVGINSRPPTVTPGGDLAEARRAVCMLSNTTAVVEAWARLDRKFDLMYAKRAFLHWYVGEGMDEGEFLEARKDLAALEKDYEEVGQSP